In Arachis stenosperma cultivar V10309 chromosome 1, arast.V10309.gnm1.PFL2, whole genome shotgun sequence, one DNA window encodes the following:
- the LOC130974994 gene encoding agamous-like MADS-box protein MADS1, which translates to MGRGKIEIKRIENTTNRQVTFCKRRNGLLKKAYELSVLCDAEVALVVFSSRGRLYEYANNSVRATIERYKKAYSTSTSAESVSEANTQYYQQESTKLKRQIREIQNLNRHILGEALSTLSLKELKNLESRLEKGLSRVRSRKHETLLAEVEFMQKREIELQNHNNFLRAKIGEFERAQQQQQHQQEQNFLMAPGGGTICDTIASSQQPPPPFDRNFF; encoded by the exons ATGGGAAGAGGGAAGATCGAGATCAAGCGAATCGAGAACACGACGAATCGGCAGGTGACGTTCTGTAAGAGGCGGAACGGATTGCTGAAGAAAGCTTATGAACTGTCTGTGCTTTGTGATGCTGAAGTCGCTCTTGTTGTCTTCTCCAGTCGTGGCCGTTTGTATGAGTATGCTAACAACAG TGTTAGGGCAACAATTGAAAGGTATAAAAAAGCATATTCTACTTCCACAAGCGCAGAATCTGTGTCTGAAGCTAACACGCAG TATTACCAGCAAGAATCAACCAAATTGAAAAGACAAATCAGAGAGATTCAAAATCTAAACAG gCACATCCTTGGTGAAGCACTCAGCACTCTAAGCCTTAAGGAACTAAAGAACCTTGAAAGCAGATTGGAGAAAGGCTTAAGCAGAGTCAGATCCAGAAAG CATGAAACATTGTTAGCTGAAGTTGAATTCATGCAAAAACGG GAAATTGAGCTGCAAAACCACAACAATTTTCTGAGAGCAAAG ATAGGTGAATTTGAGAGagctcaacaacaacaacaacatcaacaggaacaaaattttttaatggcACCTGGTGGAGGAACTATATGTGACACAATTGCATCTTcacaacaaccaccaccaccatttgATCGCAACTTCTTTTAG
- the LOC130941797 gene encoding zinc finger BED domain-containing protein RICESLEEPER 2-like produces MDMSDAVIVKSSRLKSVVWNDFDRIKKGDTCVAICRHCKKKLSGSSSSGTSHLRNHLIRCQRRSNHGVAQFITSREKRKEGTLAIANFNLGQDQNRDETLSLVNIKFEQTQLKDESVNAGTSTFDQRRSRFDLARMIILHGYPLDMVEHVGFRVFVKNLQPLFELVTLNRVEADCIEIYEKERKKMNEMLDKLPGKISLSVDEWTAGGNAEYLCLTANYIDESWQLRKKILNFIRVDRFHTEDMLSEAVMTCLMDWDIDRKLFSLILDSCSTSDNIAIRISERLSQNRFLYCNGQLFDIRCVINVLNIMAQHALGAVSEIAEKIREIVRYTKSSQTVQAKFNDMAKEVGILSQKCLFLDNPLQWNTTYSMLEAALEFKDVFILLQENDTSYRICLSDVEWERISTVNSYLKLFVDVIEIFTRSKFPTANIYFPELCDVKLNLNEWCKNSDEYISSLALRLRSKFDEYWEKCSLGLAVAAMLDPRFKMKLLDYYYPQIYGSMSPGRIEEVFEGVKALYDEHSIGSPLASHDQGLAWQVGSGTLCLPSSTKDSRDRLMGFDKFLHETSQGEGVKSDLEKYLEEPLFPRNVEFNILNWWKVHTPRYPVLSMLARNILGIPMSKVVPELAYNNSGRVLDRDWSSLNPATVQALVCSQDWIQSELEN; encoded by the coding sequence ATGGATATGTCAGATGCTGTCATTGTCAAATCTAGTAGGCTGAAATCTGTTGTATGGAATGATTTTGATAGGATAAAAAAAGGAGATACCTGTGTGGCTATCTGTAGGCATTGTAAAAAGAAATTGAGCGGGTCAAGTTCCAGTGGGACATCACATCTAAGGAACCATTTGATCAGGTGTCAGAGAAGATCTAATCATGGCGTAGCACAATTCATTACTtcaagagagaagagaaaggaAGGGACTCTTGCAATTGCAAATTTCAATTTGGGTCAAGATCAGAACAGAGATGAAACCCTTAGCCTTGTGAATATTAAATTTGAGCAGACACAGTTGAAAGATGAATCTGTCAATGCTGGAACTAGTACCTTCGATCAAAGACGGAGTAGATTTGATCTTGCTCGCATGATCATCTTACATGGGTATCCATTGGATATGGTGGAGCATGTTGGTTTCAGAGTTTTTGTAAAGAATCTACAGCCGTTGTTTGAGCTTGTGACATTGAATAGGGTTGAGGCTGATTGTATTGAGATATatgagaaagagagaaaaaagatGAATGAGATGTTAGACAAACTACCTGGGAAAATCAGCCTTAGCGTCGATGAGTGGACTGCTGGCGGGAATGCTGAGTATTTGTGTTTGACAGCGAATTACATTGATGAATCATGGCAGTTAAGAAAGaagatattaaattttataaggGTTGATCGTTTTCACACTGAAGACATGCTTTCAGAAGCGGTCATGACTTGTCTGATGGATTGGGATATTGACCGCAAGTTGTTCTCCTTGATACTGGATAGTTGTTCTACCTCTGATAACATTGCGATTAGAATCAGTGAGAGGCTTTCACAAAACAGGTTTCTTTACTGTAATGGGCAACTATTTGATATACGCTGTGTTATAAATGTTCTTAATATCATGGCTCAACATGCTTTGGGAGCTGTGAGTGAAATAGCGGAAAAGATTCGAGAAATTGTTCGCTATACTAAAAGTTCACAAACTGTGCAGGCAAAGTTTAACGACATGGCTAAAGAAGTTGGGATCCTGAGTCAAAAGTGCTTGTTTCTAGATAATCCCTTGCAATGGAATACGACTTATTCAATGCTTGAAGCTGCCTTAGAATTCAAGGATGTTTTCATTCTTCTGCAAGAAAATGACACATCCTACAGAATCTGTTTATCTGATGTAGAGTGGGAGAGGATCAGCACAGTTAATAGCTACTTGAAGCTTTTTGTTGATGTCATTGAAATTTTCACTAGGAGCAAGTTTCCAACAGCGAATATATATTTTCCTGAACTCTGTGATGTTAAGTTGAATTTGAATGAATGGTGCAAGAACTCGGATGAATATATCAGTTCTTTGGCATTGAGACTGAGAAGCAAGTTTGATGAATATTGGGAGAAATGTAGCTTAGGGTTGGCAGTAGCAGCCATGTTAGACCCTAGATTTAAGATGAAGTTGTTAGATTATTACTACCCACAAATCTATGGTAGCATGTCTCCCGGTCGCATCGAAGAGGTCTTTGAGGGTGTGAAGGCTCTATACGATGAACATTCAATAGGCTCCCCATTAGCTTCTCATGATCAAGGTTTGGCCTGGCAGGTTGGCAGTGGGACACTTTGCTTACCAAGTTCCACTAAGGACTCCCGGGATAGACTGATGGGGTTCGACAAATTTCTCCATGAAACTTCTCAGGGCGAAGGTGTAAAATCGGATCTAGAGAAGTACTTAGAAGAGCCACTCTTTCCGCGTAATGTTGAATTCAACATATTAAATTGGTGGAAAGTTCACACTCCCCGGTATCCAGTCTTATCCATGTTGGCGCGAAACATACTGGGAATTCCAATGTCGAAGGTTGTGCCAGAATTGGCATATAACAACAGCGGAAGAGTCCTTGATCGTGATTGGAGCTCGCTTAATCCTGCTACAGTCCAGGCTTTGGTTTGTTCACAAGATTGGATACAAAGTGAACTGGAAAATTAG